In the Brucella anthropi ATCC 49188 genome, one interval contains:
- the lptE gene encoding LPS assembly lipoprotein LptE: protein MSLPDRFFSAIKAFRVAFFALGAAVLMAGCTVQPLYSSGAGAGGTIGGSVTPDMRTKLASVAIDPAGDVFQQQVRNRLIFLLGGGAGEPANPTYRLGLGLSSNTISAVSVDIGDQTDRTGRPSAGIVKATSNFVLRDKDGKPLAAGTRTVGASFDRPRQEFANLRAERDARKRAAEELAEQVFLALAQKLSKL, encoded by the coding sequence ATGTCGTTGCCTGACCGCTTTTTCTCCGCAATCAAAGCTTTCCGGGTTGCGTTTTTCGCACTCGGGGCCGCGGTTCTGATGGCTGGATGCACCGTGCAGCCGCTTTACTCCTCCGGCGCTGGTGCCGGTGGAACCATAGGCGGCAGCGTGACGCCGGACATGCGCACCAAGCTTGCTTCGGTGGCCATCGATCCGGCCGGCGATGTGTTTCAGCAGCAGGTCCGCAATCGCCTGATCTTCCTGCTTGGCGGTGGTGCCGGTGAACCGGCCAACCCGACCTATCGGCTTGGTCTTGGCCTGAGCAGCAATACGATCTCCGCGGTGAGTGTGGATATTGGCGATCAGACCGACCGTACAGGCCGTCCATCGGCTGGTATCGTCAAGGCGACGTCGAACTTCGTGCTGCGTGACAAGGACGGCAAGCCGCTTGCCGCAGGCACCCGCACGGTTGGCGCTTCCTTCGACCGTCCGCGTCAGGAATTCGCAAACCTTCGTGCTGAACGCGATGCGCGCAAGCGCGCTGCCGAAGAACTTGCCGAACAGGTGTTCCTCGCTCTGGCGCAGAAATTGTCGAAGCTCTGA
- the atpA gene encoding F0F1 ATP synthase subunit alpha — MDIRAAEISAILKEQIKNFGKEAEVSEVGQVLSVGDGIARVYGLDNVQAGEMVEFPGGIRGMALNLESDNVGVVIFGADRDIKEGDIVKRTGAIVDVPVGPGLLGRVVDALGNPIDGKGPIVATERRRVDVKAPGIIPRKSVHEPMSTGLKAVDALIPVGRGQRELVIGDRQTGKTAIILDTFLNQKPIHDNGPDSEKLYCVYVAIGQKRSTVAQFVKVLEERGALEYSIVIAATASDPAPMQYLAPFAGCAMGEYFRDNSMHALIGYDDLSKQAVAYRQMSLLLRRPPGREAYPGDVFYLHSRLLERAAKLNDENGAGSLTALPVIETQGNDVSAFIPTNVISITDGQIFLETNLFYQGIRPAVNVGLSVSRVGSSAQVKAMKQVAGSIKGELAQYREMAAFAQFGSDLDASTQRLLNRGARLTELLKQPQFSPLKTEEQVAVIFAGVNGYLDKIAVNQVGKFEAGLLSSLRTEHKDVLDAIRDEKALTDNIKAKLKAAVDAFAKSFA, encoded by the coding sequence ATGGACATCCGCGCCGCGGAAATTTCCGCTATCCTGAAAGAGCAAATCAAGAACTTCGGCAAGGAGGCTGAGGTCTCCGAAGTCGGTCAGGTTCTTTCCGTTGGCGACGGTATCGCCCGCGTCTATGGTCTGGACAATGTCCAGGCCGGTGAAATGGTCGAATTCCCTGGTGGCATTCGCGGCATGGCGCTGAACCTTGAAAGCGACAATGTCGGCGTCGTTATCTTCGGTGCCGATCGTGACATCAAGGAAGGCGACATCGTCAAGCGTACCGGCGCAATCGTTGACGTTCCGGTTGGTCCCGGCCTGCTCGGCCGCGTCGTCGACGCTCTCGGCAACCCGATCGACGGCAAGGGCCCAATCGTTGCTACCGAGCGTCGCCGCGTCGACGTGAAGGCACCGGGCATCATTCCGCGCAAGTCGGTTCATGAGCCAATGTCGACCGGCCTCAAGGCTGTTGACGCTCTGATCCCGGTTGGCCGTGGCCAGCGCGAGCTGGTCATCGGTGACCGTCAGACCGGCAAGACCGCTATCATTCTCGACACCTTCCTGAACCAGAAGCCGATCCACGACAACGGCCCGGACAGCGAAAAGCTTTATTGCGTTTACGTTGCTATCGGCCAGAAGCGTTCGACCGTCGCTCAGTTCGTCAAGGTTCTCGAAGAACGCGGCGCTCTGGAATATTCGATCGTTATTGCGGCTACCGCTTCCGATCCGGCTCCGATGCAGTATCTCGCTCCGTTTGCGGGCTGCGCCATGGGCGAATATTTCCGTGACAACTCGATGCACGCTCTGATCGGTTATGACGATCTGTCCAAGCAGGCTGTCGCTTACCGTCAGATGTCGCTTCTGCTCCGCCGTCCTCCGGGCCGCGAAGCTTATCCGGGCGACGTTTTCTATCTGCACTCCCGTCTTCTCGAACGCGCTGCAAAGCTCAACGACGAAAACGGCGCTGGCTCGCTGACGGCTCTGCCGGTCATCGAAACGCAGGGCAACGACGTTTCCGCCTTCATTCCGACCAACGTGATCTCGATCACCGACGGCCAGATCTTCCTCGAAACCAACCTGTTCTACCAGGGTATCCGTCCGGCTGTTAACGTCGGTCTGTCGGTTTCGCGCGTTGGTTCTTCGGCGCAGGTCAAGGCCATGAAGCAGGTCGCCGGTTCGATCAAGGGCGAGCTCGCCCAGTATCGTGAAATGGCCGCCTTCGCACAGTTCGGTTCGGATCTGGATGCCTCGACCCAGCGTTTGTTGAACCGTGGCGCACGTCTGACCGAGCTTCTCAAGCAGCCGCAGTTCTCACCGCTCAAGACGGAAGAACAGGTTGCTGTGATTTTCGCCGGCGTGAATGGCTATCTCGACAAGATCGCCGTCAACCAGGTTGGCAAGTTCGAAGCAGGTCTTCTTTCTTCGCTGCGCACCGAGCACAAGGATGTGCTGGATGCGATCCGCGACGAAAAGGCGCTCACCGACAACATCAAAGCAAAGCTCAAGGCAGCGGTCGACGCGTTCGCCAAGTCTTTCGCTTGA
- the leuS gene encoding leucine--tRNA ligase — protein MAAERYNPRVAEAHWQKVWEEDRTFETDNSDSREKYYVLEMFPYPSGRIHMGHVRNYAMGDVVARYKRAKGFNVLHPMGWDAFGMPAENAAMQNKVHPKEWTYQNIATMRSQLKSMGLSLDWAREFATCDVEYYHRQQMLFIDLFEKGLVTRKTSKVNWDPVDNTVLANEQVVDGRGWRSGALVEQRELTQWFFKITDFSEELLAGLDTLDQWPEKVRLMQRNWIGKSEGLQVRFTLDGKTAPEGFSEVEVYTTRPDTLFGAAFVGISADHPLAKKLAENNASLTGFIEECHQHGTSLAALETAEKKGFDTGVKVKHPFDENWELPVYVANFVLMEYGTGAVFGCPAHDQRDLDFANKYKLKVTPVVMPKGEDAAGFSIGETAYTDDGVMINSRFLDGMTPEAAFNEVANRLEQTSLGNSPQASRKVQFRLRDWGISRQRYWGCPIPMIHCESCGVNPVPRADLPVKLPDDVEFDRPGNPLDRHATWRHVKCPKCGADARRETDTMDTFVDSSWYYARFTAPWENEPTDRKVADHWLPVDQYIGGIEHAILHLLYSRFFTRAMKVAGHVGIDEPFKGLFTQGMVVHETYKANGQWVAPADIRIEETDGKRSAALLSTGEPVEIGSIEKMSKSKKNVVDPDDIIASYGADTARWFMLSDSPPERDVIWTEAGAEGAHRFVQRVWRLVAEAAEHLKDVAPKTGTQGEALVVSKAAHKAVKAVGDDIEKLAFNRGVARLYELVNTAAASLQQVASGNADDELKSAVRDVTEKLILMLAPMMPHLAEQCLAVLGGKIAGRETLVARSAWPEFDPALVVENEIVMPVQINGKKRGDLTIARDADQASIQQAVLELDFVKAALNGSSPKKVIVVPQRIVNVVA, from the coding sequence ATGGCAGCCGAACGTTATAATCCGCGCGTGGCGGAAGCTCATTGGCAGAAAGTCTGGGAAGAAGACCGGACCTTCGAAACCGACAATAGCGACAGCCGCGAGAAATATTATGTGCTCGAGATGTTCCCCTATCCATCGGGGCGCATCCATATGGGCCATGTGCGCAACTATGCGATGGGTGACGTTGTCGCCCGTTACAAGCGCGCCAAGGGTTTCAACGTGCTTCATCCGATGGGATGGGACGCGTTCGGCATGCCTGCGGAAAATGCAGCGATGCAGAACAAGGTTCATCCGAAAGAATGGACCTACCAGAACATCGCCACGATGCGCAGCCAGCTCAAATCGATGGGGCTTTCGCTCGACTGGGCGCGTGAATTCGCGACCTGCGATGTGGAATATTATCATCGTCAGCAGATGCTGTTCATCGATCTTTTCGAAAAAGGTCTGGTGACGCGCAAGACCTCCAAGGTCAACTGGGACCCGGTCGACAACACCGTGCTTGCCAACGAGCAGGTGGTGGACGGTCGGGGCTGGCGTTCGGGCGCGCTGGTCGAACAGCGCGAACTGACGCAATGGTTCTTCAAGATCACCGATTTCAGCGAGGAATTGCTGGCCGGTCTCGACACGCTTGACCAGTGGCCGGAAAAAGTCCGCCTGATGCAGCGCAACTGGATCGGCAAGTCGGAAGGCTTACAGGTTCGTTTCACGCTCGACGGCAAGACGGCGCCGGAAGGTTTCTCGGAAGTCGAAGTCTATACCACACGCCCCGACACGCTGTTCGGTGCGGCTTTTGTCGGGATTTCCGCCGATCATCCTTTGGCCAAGAAGCTTGCCGAAAACAATGCATCGCTGACCGGCTTCATCGAAGAATGCCACCAGCACGGCACCTCGCTTGCAGCGCTTGAAACCGCTGAAAAGAAGGGTTTCGATACTGGCGTCAAGGTCAAGCATCCGTTCGACGAGAACTGGGAACTGCCGGTCTATGTCGCCAATTTCGTCCTGATGGAATATGGCACGGGCGCGGTGTTCGGCTGCCCGGCGCATGATCAGCGCGACCTGGATTTCGCCAACAAGTACAAATTGAAGGTTACGCCTGTCGTTATGCCGAAGGGCGAGGATGCGGCAGGCTTCAGCATCGGCGAAACGGCCTATACCGACGATGGCGTGATGATCAACTCACGCTTCCTCGACGGCATGACGCCGGAAGCGGCCTTCAATGAGGTGGCGAACCGTCTGGAACAGACCAGTCTCGGCAACAGCCCGCAGGCAAGCCGCAAGGTGCAGTTCCGTCTGCGTGACTGGGGCATTTCGCGCCAGCGCTATTGGGGCTGCCCGATCCCGATGATCCATTGCGAAAGCTGTGGCGTCAATCCGGTGCCGCGCGCCGATCTGCCGGTCAAGCTGCCGGACGATGTCGAGTTCGACCGTCCGGGCAATCCGCTCGACCGTCATGCAACATGGCGCCATGTGAAGTGCCCGAAATGCGGTGCCGATGCGCGTCGTGAAACCGATACGATGGACACGTTCGTCGATTCGTCCTGGTACTATGCGCGCTTTACGGCACCATGGGAAAACGAACCGACCGACCGCAAGGTCGCCGATCACTGGCTGCCGGTCGATCAGTATATCGGCGGTATCGAACACGCGATCCTGCATCTGCTCTATTCGCGTTTCTTCACCCGCGCGATGAAGGTGGCCGGTCACGTCGGCATCGACGAGCCGTTCAAGGGCCTGTTTACGCAGGGCATGGTGGTGCACGAAACCTACAAGGCCAACGGCCAGTGGGTGGCACCTGCCGACATTCGTATCGAGGAAACCGACGGCAAGCGCAGCGCGGCCCTGCTCTCGACAGGCGAGCCGGTGGAAATCGGTTCCATCGAGAAGATGTCGAAGTCGAAGAAGAATGTTGTCGATCCGGATGACATTATCGCTTCCTACGGTGCTGATACCGCGCGCTGGTTCATGCTGTCTGATTCGCCACCCGAGCGTGACGTGATCTGGACGGAAGCCGGTGCCGAAGGCGCCCATCGTTTTGTGCAGCGCGTCTGGCGTCTGGTGGCGGAAGCTGCCGAACATCTGAAGGACGTTGCGCCCAAGACCGGGACGCAGGGTGAAGCCCTTGTTGTTTCCAAGGCTGCGCACAAGGCGGTCAAGGCTGTCGGTGACGATATCGAGAAGCTCGCCTTCAACCGTGGCGTTGCCCGTCTTTATGAGCTGGTCAACACGGCTGCTGCATCCCTGCAGCAGGTGGCTTCGGGCAATGCGGATGACGAGTTGAAGAGTGCCGTCCGTGACGTCACCGAAAAGCTCATCCTGATGCTGGCGCCGATGATGCCGCATCTGGCTGAACAGTGCCTGGCCGTACTTGGCGGCAAGATTGCCGGTCGTGAAACGCTGGTTGCCCGCAGTGCCTGGCCGGAATTCGATCCGGCATTGGTGGTGGAAAACGAGATCGTTATGCCGGTGCAGATCAACGGCAAGAAGCGTGGGGATTTGACAATCGCCCGCGACGCTGATCAAGCTAGCATCCAGCAGGCGGTGCTCGAACTTGACTTCGTCAAGGCTGCGCTCAACGGGAGCTCGCCGAAGAAGGTTATCGTGGTGCCGCAAAGGATCGTCAATGTCGTTGCCTGA
- a CDS encoding primosomal protein N' has protein sequence MSKDSHDIANPISGLFPELAPRVVPVLVPMPAERPYSYMVPEGMNVQPGSIVRVPLGPREVAGIVCEGETDAVDARKLRAISEVFDCPPVGADMLRFMRWAADYTLSPPGMVARMVLRVPAAFDPEPSVPGLRYSGGEPERMTEARSRVMELARDGLAWTRSGLAHAAGVSMTVVDGLKTQGIFEEVMLPPPAVVAKPDIDYARATLSEDQQAAAEMLSEAVEADCFSVSLLDGVTGSGKTEVYFEAVAKAIEQGKQVLILLPEIALTQQFLDRFHDRFGAKPAEWHSDLAPRTRERVWRQIAEGTVRVVAGARSALFLPFKELGLIVVDEEHDPAYKQEDRVFYNARDMAVVRGHISGFPVVLASATPSIESQVNAEQGRYKRIKLYGRYAEAALPDLKTIDMRRSPPPPGRFLSPALTEAVGRTVERGEQALLFLNRRGYAPLTLCRVCGHRFQCPQCSSWLVEHRFRGQLMCHQCGYHEPVPEACPECGTLDHLVACGPGVERIAEEVAATFSEARIIVLSSDMAGGVKRLRLELDAIAKGEADIVIGTQLVAKGHNFPNMTLVGVVDADLGLANGDPRAAERTFQLLNQVTGRAGRTGRKSLGLIQTYQPDHPVMRAIVSSDADAFYAREIEERERSTLPPFGRLAALIISADNRPDAENHARALRRAAPSSPEISVLGPAEAPLALVRGRHRFRILVHGTKRADIQGFIRVLLANGPKEKGSIRVQVDIDPQSFL, from the coding sequence ATGTCGAAAGATTCGCACGATATTGCAAACCCCATTTCTGGTCTGTTTCCGGAGCTCGCACCACGGGTCGTTCCCGTACTCGTGCCCATGCCCGCGGAGCGGCCTTATTCATATATGGTTCCGGAAGGGATGAACGTCCAGCCCGGATCGATCGTGCGCGTGCCGCTCGGACCTCGTGAGGTGGCGGGGATCGTCTGTGAGGGGGAAACCGACGCCGTTGACGCCAGAAAGTTGCGGGCGATTTCCGAAGTTTTCGACTGCCCGCCGGTGGGAGCCGACATGCTGCGCTTCATGCGCTGGGCAGCTGACTACACTCTTTCGCCGCCAGGCATGGTGGCGCGCATGGTCCTGCGTGTGCCAGCTGCATTTGATCCCGAACCATCGGTGCCGGGTCTTCGCTATTCCGGCGGTGAGCCGGAGCGTATGACCGAAGCGAGGTCGCGGGTGATGGAGCTTGCCCGCGACGGGCTTGCATGGACCAGATCCGGCCTTGCCCATGCGGCGGGTGTCTCCATGACGGTCGTGGACGGGTTGAAGACGCAAGGTATTTTCGAGGAAGTCATGCTACCGCCGCCAGCCGTGGTGGCAAAGCCCGATATCGACTATGCACGGGCCACGCTTTCGGAAGACCAGCAGGCGGCGGCTGAAATGCTGTCGGAAGCTGTCGAAGCCGATTGTTTTTCGGTTTCACTGCTCGATGGCGTGACCGGATCGGGCAAGACCGAGGTTTATTTCGAAGCCGTTGCCAAGGCGATCGAGCAAGGCAAGCAGGTGCTGATTCTCCTGCCTGAGATCGCGCTGACACAACAGTTTCTCGACCGGTTCCACGATCGTTTTGGGGCAAAGCCTGCCGAATGGCATTCCGACCTTGCACCCCGCACCCGGGAGCGCGTCTGGCGGCAGATTGCCGAGGGTACGGTGCGGGTGGTGGCAGGGGCGCGGTCGGCGCTCTTTCTGCCCTTCAAGGAACTGGGGCTGATCGTTGTCGATGAAGAACATGATCCGGCTTACAAACAAGAAGACCGGGTCTTCTACAATGCGCGCGACATGGCGGTGGTGCGCGGCCATATCAGCGGCTTTCCGGTGGTGCTGGCATCGGCCACGCCATCCATCGAGAGTCAGGTCAATGCGGAGCAGGGGCGTTACAAGCGAATCAAGCTTTATGGTCGCTATGCGGAAGCCGCACTGCCCGATCTGAAGACCATCGACATGCGGCGTTCTCCGCCACCGCCGGGCCGGTTTTTGTCGCCCGCACTGACCGAAGCTGTCGGCAGGACGGTGGAACGCGGAGAGCAGGCGCTTTTGTTCCTCAACCGGCGCGGTTACGCGCCTTTGACCTTGTGCCGGGTCTGCGGCCACCGCTTTCAATGTCCGCAATGTTCAAGCTGGCTCGTGGAACATCGTTTTCGCGGGCAGCTGATGTGTCATCAGTGCGGCTATCATGAGCCGGTGCCGGAGGCTTGTCCCGAATGCGGCACCCTGGATCATCTGGTCGCCTGCGGTCCGGGTGTGGAGCGCATCGCGGAAGAAGTCGCGGCAACGTTCAGCGAAGCGCGAATCATAGTTCTTTCGTCTGATATGGCAGGCGGCGTGAAGCGGCTGCGGCTGGAACTCGATGCTATCGCAAAAGGCGAGGCGGATATCGTGATCGGCACGCAGCTTGTTGCCAAGGGGCATAACTTTCCCAACATGACATTGGTGGGTGTCGTGGATGCCGATCTGGGGCTTGCCAATGGCGATCCCCGCGCGGCTGAGCGCACCTTCCAGCTTCTCAATCAGGTGACGGGACGCGCCGGTCGAACCGGTCGCAAGAGCCTCGGACTGATCCAGACCTACCAGCCGGATCATCCGGTGATGCGGGCAATCGTCAGCAGCGACGCAGACGCATTCTACGCCCGTGAAATTGAGGAGCGCGAACGCAGTACTTTGCCGCCTTTCGGGCGGCTCGCCGCGTTGATTATTTCCGCGGACAACCGGCCCGATGCCGAAAATCATGCGCGTGCGCTTCGCCGTGCGGCACCCTCATCCCCGGAGATTTCCGTGCTCGGGCCCGCCGAGGCACCGCTTGCGCTCGTGCGGGGAAGACACCGTTTCCGCATTCTCGTGCACGGGACCAAACGCGCCGACATTCAAGGATTTATCCGCGTCTTGCTTGCCAACGGGCCGAAGGAAAAAGGCTCGATAAGGGTGCAGGTGGATATCGATCCGCAAAGCTTCCTTTGA
- a CDS encoding F0F1 ATP synthase subunit delta translates to MAETSSLISGVAQRYAGSLFELALDAKSVAAVEKDLDRFEALLSGSEDLKRLISSPVFSSEDQLHAIGALADKAGIKGLVGNFLRVVARNRRLFALPGIIAAFRKIAAEHRGEVSADVISAHELSAAQQNELKATLKGVAGKDVTINVTVDPSILGGLIVKMGSRQIDTSLRTKLSSLKLALKEVG, encoded by the coding sequence GTGGCTGAAACGTCTTCGCTCATTTCAGGTGTCGCACAGCGTTACGCCGGATCTCTTTTCGAGCTCGCACTCGACGCGAAATCCGTTGCGGCTGTGGAAAAAGATCTTGACCGTTTCGAGGCGCTTCTGAGCGGAAGCGAAGACCTCAAGCGACTGATTTCCAGTCCCGTATTTTCTTCGGAAGATCAGCTTCACGCCATCGGCGCTCTCGCCGACAAGGCGGGCATCAAGGGTCTGGTCGGAAATTTCCTGCGCGTTGTCGCGCGGAACCGTCGTCTCTTCGCCCTGCCGGGCATCATCGCCGCTTTCCGCAAGATTGCTGCCGAACATCGCGGTGAAGTCTCCGCCGATGTCATCTCCGCGCACGAACTGAGTGCTGCGCAGCAGAACGAATTGAAGGCAACGCTGAAGGGCGTGGCCGGCAAGGACGTGACGATCAATGTCACCGTCGATCCGTCGATCCTCGGCGGTCTTATCGTCAAGATGGGTTCGCGTCAGATCGACACGTCCCTTCGCACTAAACTTTCTTCTCTCAAGCTTGCACTGAAAGAGGTCGGCTGA
- a CDS encoding AAA family ATPase yields the protein MRLVSFSAKGYRSLRSVRFDLGQVTVFVGENGAGKSNLYRALQLVKAAAEGNLSTEVVREGGMQSAMWSGNRRKHESARIILEADFEDERLASRLSYRVEAGLPPPVSGAFPFEPQIKEEQLNLDTGRRPVDLMDRRGPAVFARDGEGRRMEHPARLLTSESGLAVLGQSGHYPEIGDLSAQIRGWRFYHGFRSDRDAPVRQPSIAATAAMLDEDGGNLASVFATLAHIRQDTVDLDRLVADALEGAKLVVPYPEETATFGLNFPAFPPRTFRPGELSDGQIRLLALAGALLSYRLPPLIALNEPEASLHPDMIPSLARMIAQASERSQIWVVTHSAALASAIAEQCGARPIRVSKQDGETVLE from the coding sequence ATGCGTCTCGTTTCGTTTTCTGCCAAAGGCTATCGCTCGCTGCGTTCCGTCCGGTTTGATCTCGGACAGGTGACGGTTTTCGTTGGCGAGAATGGTGCCGGAAAATCCAATCTCTATCGGGCGTTGCAACTGGTGAAGGCGGCGGCGGAGGGCAATCTCTCTACTGAAGTGGTGCGCGAAGGCGGGATGCAATCGGCCATGTGGAGCGGCAATCGCCGCAAGCACGAATCGGCGCGCATCATTCTGGAAGCGGACTTTGAAGACGAGCGGCTCGCCTCGCGTCTTTCCTATCGTGTCGAGGCAGGTCTGCCGCCGCCGGTTTCCGGTGCCTTTCCCTTCGAGCCGCAGATCAAGGAAGAACAGCTCAATCTCGATACCGGTCGTCGCCCCGTGGATCTGATGGATCGGCGCGGACCTGCGGTTTTCGCGCGGGACGGGGAAGGGCGGCGCATGGAGCACCCGGCGCGCCTGCTGACTTCGGAAAGCGGGTTGGCAGTGCTTGGGCAATCCGGCCATTATCCGGAGATAGGCGATCTTTCCGCGCAGATACGTGGCTGGCGCTTTTACCACGGTTTTCGAAGCGACCGTGATGCGCCGGTGCGTCAGCCGTCCATAGCCGCAACTGCTGCGATGCTGGACGAGGACGGTGGCAATCTTGCCTCCGTCTTTGCCACGCTTGCCCATATCCGGCAGGATACGGTCGACCTTGATCGTCTGGTTGCCGACGCGCTGGAGGGTGCCAAGCTGGTCGTTCCCTATCCGGAAGAAACGGCGACTTTCGGCCTGAATTTCCCGGCTTTCCCGCCGCGAACATTTCGCCCCGGAGAATTGTCCGATGGACAGATTCGCCTGCTGGCTCTGGCGGGTGCACTGCTTTCCTATCGCCTGCCGCCACTGATCGCGCTCAACGAGCCGGAGGCAAGCCTGCATCCCGATATGATCCCGTCACTTGCCCGCATGATCGCGCAGGCATCCGAACGCAGCCAGATATGGGTGGTGACTCATTCAGCCGCCCTTGCCAGTGCCATTGCGGAGCAATGCGGCGCAAGACCGATCCGGGTGAGCAAGCAGGACGGGGAAACGGTGCTGGAATAA
- the fsa gene encoding fructose-6-phosphate aldolase, with translation MKFFVDTADVKEIRELNDLGLVDGVTTNPSLILKSGRDIIEVTKEICNIVKGPVSAEVAATEYEQMMKEAAVIAKIADNICIKLPVTLDGLKACKALSSDGHKVNMTLCFSANQALLAAKAGATFISPFIGRLDDTGINGMELIAEIRTIYDNYDYRTEILAASVRTVNHVKEAALIGADVVTAPPATLKALVKHPLTDKGLETFLADWAKTGQKIA, from the coding sequence ATGAAGTTTTTCGTGGACACTGCGGACGTCAAGGAAATCCGCGAGCTCAACGACCTTGGGCTGGTCGATGGCGTGACCACCAACCCGTCCCTCATCCTGAAGTCGGGTCGTGACATTATCGAAGTGACCAAGGAAATCTGCAACATCGTCAAGGGCCCGGTTTCTGCCGAGGTTGCCGCGACCGAATATGAGCAGATGATGAAGGAAGCGGCCGTCATCGCCAAGATCGCTGACAATATCTGCATCAAGCTGCCTGTAACCCTCGACGGACTGAAAGCCTGTAAGGCTCTGTCTTCTGATGGTCACAAGGTCAACATGACGCTCTGCTTCTCGGCCAATCAGGCGCTTCTGGCAGCCAAGGCCGGCGCGACCTTCATTTCGCCGTTCATTGGCCGTCTCGACGATACCGGCATCAACGGCATGGAGCTGATTGCCGAAATCCGCACGATTTACGACAATTACGATTACCGCACCGAAATTCTTGCCGCTTCGGTTCGCACCGTCAATCATGTCAAGGAAGCAGCCCTCATCGGCGCCGATGTCGTGACCGCGCCTCCGGCAACGCTCAAGGCACTGGTCAAGCATCCGCTGACCGACAAGGGCCTCGAAACCTTCCTCGCCGATTGGGCGAAGACCGGTCAGAAGATCGCCTGA
- a CDS encoding MBL fold metallo-hydrolase, giving the protein MKRFSMTMGSLAILAGLAVAGPAMAQEKTAPLQWQYFQADENGFNRTPVLLTGDKEAILLDGGFTLSDGKAVAEKIKETGKKLTTIYVSQSDPDYYFSLGPIKAVFPDARIIAAPETVDAIKGNIEAKLKVWGPQLKDNGPQKLSDVVIPEASDVKALELEGNEIEIVPAEGMTNRRYLWVPSLKAVFGGVLITAGEHVWLADTPDLAQREAWIRNLDTIAARNPEVVVPAHMKPGSATDVSAIKFTRDYIAAFDEEAAKAKDSGELIAAMKKRYPDLGGESSLELGAKVIKGEMKWE; this is encoded by the coding sequence ATGAAGCGGTTTTCCATGACGATGGGCAGTCTCGCGATTTTGGCCGGGCTGGCGGTTGCCGGTCCTGCGATGGCACAGGAAAAGACAGCGCCGTTGCAATGGCAATATTTCCAGGCGGATGAGAATGGCTTCAATCGTACGCCTGTCCTTCTGACCGGAGACAAGGAAGCCATCCTGCTCGATGGCGGCTTCACGCTTTCGGACGGCAAGGCGGTTGCCGAGAAGATCAAGGAAACGGGTAAGAAGCTGACCACGATCTATGTGAGCCAGAGCGATCCGGACTATTATTTCAGCCTTGGCCCGATCAAGGCCGTCTTTCCTGATGCGCGCATCATCGCAGCCCCTGAAACGGTCGATGCGATCAAGGGTAATATCGAGGCGAAACTGAAGGTCTGGGGTCCGCAACTCAAGGACAATGGCCCGCAGAAACTGTCGGATGTCGTTATTCCCGAAGCTTCCGATGTGAAGGCGCTGGAGCTTGAGGGCAATGAGATTGAAATCGTTCCCGCCGAAGGCATGACGAACAGGCGTTATCTCTGGGTGCCTTCATTGAAGGCGGTGTTTGGCGGTGTTCTGATAACGGCAGGCGAGCATGTCTGGCTTGCCGATACGCCCGATCTTGCCCAGCGTGAGGCATGGATCAGAAATCTCGATACGATTGCTGCACGCAATCCTGAAGTGGTTGTTCCGGCGCATATGAAGCCCGGTTCGGCGACGGATGTTTCGGCAATCAAGTTCACCCGCGATTATATCGCGGCCTTCGACGAGGAAGCGGCGAAAGCCAAGGATAGCGGCGAACTGATCGCAGCAATGAAGAAGCGTTATCCTGATCTTGGCGGTGAAAGCAGCTTGGAACTCGGTGCAAAGGTCATCAAGGGCGAGATGAAGTGGGAATAA
- a CDS encoding AGROH133_08824 family phage infection protein: MEFYLPATTGEWLAWGSAAITALAGLVMLFAPGITMKLLRLQPINGRPEGYGSIRATLAGPYLGVGLGCLVFAQPFLWVVLGSVWGFALFGRFISMMSDAGGRKGGPSGGRFYGGLAALVEFVLAAGPLLYAFGFIS; the protein is encoded by the coding sequence ATGGAATTCTATCTTCCTGCCACGACCGGAGAATGGCTTGCCTGGGGCTCTGCCGCCATCACGGCGCTTGCTGGTCTTGTCATGCTTTTTGCGCCCGGCATAACGATGAAGCTGTTGCGGCTCCAGCCGATCAATGGCCGTCCCGAAGGCTACGGCTCCATCCGTGCGACGCTCGCTGGGCCCTATCTCGGCGTGGGGCTCGGATGCCTCGTTTTCGCGCAGCCATTCCTCTGGGTCGTATTGGGTTCCGTCTGGGGATTTGCGCTGTTCGGACGCTTCATTTCGATGATGTCGGATGCGGGTGGGCGCAAGGGCGGACCGAGCGGCGGACGCTTCTATGGCGGTCTCGCAGCGCTGGTGGAGTTCGTGCTTGCAGCAGGTCCGCTGCTCTACGCTTTCGGCTTCATTTCCTGA